One Mycolicibacterium fortuitum subsp. fortuitum genomic window carries:
- a CDS encoding enoyl-CoA hydratase/isomerase family protein — translation MSLAEPLDLAYPRPDIAVITLNRPDKLNALSFELVEALHSTLDGIAANNECRVVVLTGAGRGFCSGLDLSNPNPPEAGGGTEFPRSGMRWQERIANLTVKLHRLRQPVIAAVNGAAYGGGFALAAASDIRIAGPAAKFCTQFIKLGIGGCDIGVSYTLPRIIGAGPAFDLILTARAVDATEALRLGLITRIVDDTANLLDAALEIAETLCGYGKFGLESTKQVLWANLDAGCLETALHVENRSQILSVGTGSLSGSDRFTKHG, via the coding sequence ATGTCCCTCGCAGAGCCACTCGACCTGGCCTACCCTCGGCCCGATATCGCCGTCATCACCCTCAACCGGCCTGACAAACTCAACGCCTTGTCGTTCGAACTGGTCGAGGCCCTGCACAGCACTCTCGACGGGATCGCGGCGAACAACGAATGCCGTGTCGTCGTCCTCACCGGCGCCGGACGCGGATTCTGCTCGGGCCTGGATCTGAGCAACCCCAATCCGCCAGAGGCCGGCGGCGGCACCGAGTTTCCCCGCTCCGGCATGCGCTGGCAGGAACGCATCGCCAACCTCACGGTCAAGCTGCACCGGCTGCGCCAGCCCGTCATCGCCGCAGTCAACGGCGCCGCCTACGGCGGTGGTTTCGCGCTCGCCGCGGCCAGCGACATCCGCATCGCGGGCCCGGCGGCGAAGTTCTGCACGCAGTTCATCAAGCTGGGCATCGGCGGCTGCGACATCGGGGTGAGCTACACCCTGCCCAGGATCATCGGCGCGGGTCCGGCGTTCGATCTGATCCTGACCGCGCGGGCGGTCGACGCGACCGAGGCGCTGCGGCTCGGTCTGATCACCCGCATCGTCGACGACACCGCCAACCTGCTGGACGCCGCCCTGGAAATCGCTGAAACCCTGTGTGGCTACGGCAAATTCGGGCTGGAATCGACCAAGCAGGTGCTGTGGGCCAACCTCGATGCCGGCTGCCTGGAAACGGCGCTGCACGTCGAGAACCGCAGCCAGATCCTGTCAGTCGGCACCGGCAGCCTGAGCGGGTCCGATCGGTTCACGAAACACGGCTGA
- a CDS encoding TetR family transcriptional regulator, with translation MNRRTPNSRTSTSRTRKPESASRSRDTLSREERKEATRRAIITAALTLLEDRSFSALSLREVTREAGIVPAAFYRHFDSMDALGLVLIDESFRSLRDMLRGARAGKLDPHHVIESSAEILIGSVNDRREHWRFIARERSSGVSVLRYAIRTEIRLITSELAIDLARFPALKDWSSEDLNILANLFVNAMISIAESLEDAADVQSVEAIHRTAVKQLRMIAVGVNGWHSTG, from the coding sequence GTGAACAGACGTACGCCCAATTCACGAACATCGACGTCACGAACGCGGAAGCCCGAGTCGGCATCGCGTTCGCGGGACACGCTGTCCCGGGAAGAACGCAAAGAGGCCACCCGCCGCGCGATCATCACCGCGGCGCTGACCCTGCTGGAAGACCGCAGCTTCAGCGCGCTGTCCCTGCGGGAGGTGACCCGGGAGGCTGGCATCGTCCCCGCCGCCTTCTACCGGCACTTCGACTCGATGGATGCGCTCGGCCTGGTGCTCATCGACGAGTCGTTCCGGTCTCTGCGTGACATGCTGCGCGGTGCGCGCGCCGGCAAGCTCGACCCACACCACGTCATCGAATCCTCGGCCGAGATCCTGATCGGCAGTGTCAACGACCGACGCGAGCACTGGCGGTTCATCGCCCGCGAACGCTCCAGCGGGGTGTCGGTGCTGCGCTACGCAATCCGCACCGAGATCCGGCTGATCACCTCGGAGCTGGCGATCGACCTCGCCCGCTTCCCCGCTCTGAAGGACTGGAGCAGCGAGGATCTCAACATCCTGGCCAACCTGTTCGTCAATGCGATGATCTCGATCGCGGAGTCTCTCGAGGACGCGGCGGATGTCCAGTCGGTCGAGGCCATCCACCGCACCGCGGTCAAACAACTACGGATGATCGCCGTTGGCGTCAACGGGTGGCACAGCACCGGCTAG
- a CDS encoding ferredoxin reductase: MFTQTLTKRVLAAPRMSALANLLTGPHGVDRYTELVEPTWTRGDARAKVVAVRRQTSRSVTLTLEPNDAFTGFRAGQHINLSVEINGRRRTRCYSPASAEGSGSIELTIGRHDGGLVSTYLCDHAYPGMVLGLDSVGGDFVLPEVLPQRILFVSGGSGITPVLSMLRTLRAQAFTGEVAFLHYARAAEEACYRSELAAMPGVRVLHGYTRDGAGDLDGYFGAAHLAAAFPGGTPDAVFVCGPPALVDAVREQCPQARSESFVPPVFSLPAEAAGGTVAFTGSGVEVTDDGQTLLAQAEAAGLNPESGCRMGICHSCTRFKSRGAVRNLITGAVSTADCEEIQICVTAPVGDVAVDL, translated from the coding sequence ATGTTCACTCAAACATTGACGAAGCGGGTGCTAGCGGCACCGCGGATGAGTGCGCTCGCGAACCTGCTCACCGGACCGCACGGGGTGGATCGCTACACCGAGCTGGTCGAGCCGACCTGGACCCGCGGCGATGCCCGCGCCAAGGTGGTCGCGGTGCGGCGACAGACGTCGCGCAGCGTCACCCTGACCCTGGAACCGAACGATGCGTTCACCGGATTCCGGGCCGGCCAGCACATCAACCTGTCCGTCGAGATCAACGGCCGACGTCGCACCCGGTGTTACTCGCCGGCCAGTGCCGAGGGGTCCGGCTCGATCGAGCTGACCATCGGCCGTCACGACGGTGGCCTCGTCTCGACCTACCTGTGCGACCACGCATATCCGGGAATGGTGCTCGGCCTCGACTCGGTCGGCGGAGATTTCGTCCTGCCCGAGGTGCTGCCGCAGCGCATCCTGTTCGTCTCCGGCGGCAGTGGCATCACCCCTGTGCTGTCCATGCTGCGCACCTTGCGTGCACAGGCGTTCACCGGCGAGGTCGCCTTCCTGCACTACGCGCGCGCCGCCGAGGAGGCCTGTTACCGCAGCGAGCTGGCGGCCATGCCCGGCGTCCGGGTGCTGCACGGTTACACCCGCGACGGCGCCGGTGACCTCGACGGCTACTTCGGCGCGGCGCATCTTGCGGCCGCCTTCCCCGGTGGCACGCCCGATGCGGTGTTCGTCTGCGGTCCGCCGGCCCTCGTCGACGCTGTCCGCGAACAGTGCCCGCAGGCCCGGTCGGAGAGTTTCGTCCCACCCGTGTTCAGCCTTCCGGCCGAAGCCGCCGGGGGCACGGTCGCTTTCACGGGCAGCGGTGTCGAGGTGACCGACGACGGTCAGACCCTCCTGGCGCAGGCCGAGGCGGCCGGCCTCAATCCCGAGAGCGGATGCCGCATGGGCATCTGCCACAGCTGCACCCGGTTCAAGAGCCGTGGCGCAGTGCGCAACCTGATCACCGGCGCGGTTTCCACCGCCGACTGTGAAGAAATCCAGATCTGCGTCACCGCTCCCGTCGGTGACGTCGCAGTAGACCTCTGA
- a CDS encoding fatty acid desaturase family protein, which yields MSDKSYTLTPEQFEEFGRELDAIREKAVADLGERDADYIRGIIKMQRKLEVGGRALLFLPPAWPVGTVMLGLSKILDNMEIGHNVMHGQYDWMGDPALRGQNFEWDSACPSNQWRHSHNYMHHTYTNIVDMDRDIGYGILRMSEDQKWSPYYLGNPLYAFLLMVFFQYGVALHELETERIRSGEIKLRDKKDMLREMWAKVRKQTVKDYVAFPLLAGPFAPFVFAGNMTANLMRNVWSYTIIFCGHFPEGTHEFTIEETQNETRGQWYFRQLLGSANLSGGKWFHIFSGNLSFQIEHHLFPDIPAHRYAEISGEVKEICQRYGLPYNTGPIHKQFASVVRKIVRLAFPWGGKPKDPKPAAKKPAPEPASQPICEPELVNC from the coding sequence ATGTCCGACAAGAGCTACACCCTGACCCCTGAGCAGTTCGAAGAGTTCGGCCGCGAACTCGACGCCATCCGCGAGAAGGCGGTGGCCGATCTCGGTGAGCGCGACGCCGACTACATCCGCGGAATCATCAAGATGCAACGCAAGCTTGAGGTCGGTGGGCGCGCACTGCTGTTCCTGCCGCCGGCCTGGCCGGTCGGCACCGTGATGCTCGGGCTGTCGAAGATCCTCGACAACATGGAGATCGGCCACAACGTCATGCACGGCCAGTACGACTGGATGGGCGATCCGGCGTTGCGTGGCCAGAACTTCGAGTGGGATTCGGCCTGCCCGTCCAATCAGTGGCGGCACTCGCACAACTACATGCACCACACCTACACCAACATCGTCGACATGGATCGCGACATCGGCTACGGCATCCTGCGGATGAGCGAGGATCAGAAGTGGAGCCCGTACTACCTGGGCAATCCCTTGTACGCCTTCCTGCTGATGGTGTTCTTCCAGTACGGCGTGGCCCTGCACGAGTTGGAGACCGAGCGCATCCGTTCCGGCGAGATCAAGCTGCGGGACAAGAAGGACATGCTGCGGGAGATGTGGGCCAAGGTCCGCAAGCAGACCGTCAAGGATTACGTGGCCTTCCCGCTGCTGGCCGGGCCGTTCGCGCCATTCGTGTTCGCGGGCAACATGACTGCGAACCTGATGCGCAACGTGTGGTCCTACACCATCATCTTCTGCGGGCACTTCCCGGAGGGCACCCACGAGTTCACCATCGAGGAAACCCAGAACGAGACGCGCGGCCAGTGGTACTTCCGGCAGCTGCTCGGTTCGGCAAACCTCAGCGGTGGCAAGTGGTTCCACATCTTCAGTGGCAACCTGTCGTTCCAGATCGAACATCACCTATTCCCTGACATTCCGGCGCACCGTTACGCCGAGATCTCGGGCGAGGTGAAGGAGATCTGCCAGCGCTACGGGCTGCCGTACAACACCGGACCGATCCACAAGCAGTTCGCCTCGGTGGTGCGCAAGATCGTGCGACTGGCATTCCCGTGGGGAGGCAAGCCCAAGGACCCTAAACCCGCTGCCAAGAAGCCTGCACCGGAACCGGCTTCGCAGCCGATCTGCGAGCCGGAGCTCGTCAACTGCTGA
- a CDS encoding GNAT family N-acetyltransferase, which translates to MTNTVVRATSPDDLDAISAIYAQHVETGVATFELIPPHREQWEHRLATARMSELPFLTAALDGEIVGYAYCSPWKQRPAYRHTVENSIYLAPRAAGRGIGTLLLQGLLNGCTAAGIREVIAVVVDTDEAAASLALHRKHGFVEAGRLRAVGYKHGRWLDTVLLQCSLAVSS; encoded by the coding sequence ATGACCAACACCGTCGTCCGCGCTACGTCACCGGATGACCTCGACGCAATCAGCGCGATCTACGCTCAGCACGTCGAGACCGGGGTCGCCACCTTCGAATTGATTCCCCCGCATCGCGAGCAGTGGGAGCACCGCCTGGCGACGGCTCGGATGAGTGAATTACCTTTCCTCACAGCGGCACTCGACGGTGAGATCGTCGGCTACGCCTACTGTTCGCCTTGGAAGCAGCGTCCGGCCTACCGGCACACCGTGGAGAACTCCATCTACCTCGCACCTCGGGCCGCCGGCCGCGGCATCGGAACCCTACTGTTGCAAGGGCTTCTAAACGGGTGCACTGCAGCAGGCATCCGTGAGGTCATCGCCGTGGTGGTGGACACCGACGAGGCGGCGGCGTCGCTGGCGCTGCATCGCAAGCACGGCTTCGTCGAGGCCGGGCGACTGCGTGCGGTGGGCTACAAGCACGGACGATGGCTGGACACGGTGCTGCTGCAGTGCAGCCTTGCGGTCAGCAGTTGA
- a CDS encoding HNH endonuclease signature motif containing protein → MFEDDSDAVLIDRISAATRAESVAIAARLAAIGALDSLREQELAESILWRTDPFEEVAAEISAAMRIARGRAATQIHHARVLRDKLPLVAARFAVGDIDYRVVRMIIARTGIVDPSVWAGLDAELAARAHRWMRFSERQLRDRVDQWIAKLDPNGVRVPPDISEQRFVQIEPSTPGMASIWANIDAVEAAALDQRLDAVANTVCEQDPRSHEQRRADAVGPLARLEAQLVCRCGREECPAAQNRAAADAAVVHVLAGKSTVDGTSDAPGYLPGHGILPAESVRDLAGRAKIKPVRLPGDTADAGPGGESKPSHSGDSPEAAEQADNAEPGYRPSAALSEFIRWRDLTCRFPGCDARAERCDIDHTTPWPLGPTHPSNTKLYCRAHHLIKTFCPGWSDRQYPDGTVEVTTPTGHTYTTEPHGGALFDDLATPTEDLNLTDPPPAPGPNRSAKMPKRSRTREQDRQDRITEERRLRAEFNNDLAHEHAYQAWLAEEHGPPPPF, encoded by the coding sequence ATGTTCGAAGATGATTCCGATGCCGTACTGATCGATCGGATCAGTGCCGCGACGCGGGCCGAGTCGGTGGCCATCGCCGCCCGACTGGCCGCGATCGGAGCACTGGATTCACTGCGCGAACAAGAATTGGCCGAATCGATTTTGTGGCGGACCGATCCGTTCGAGGAAGTCGCTGCCGAAATCTCGGCGGCGATGCGGATCGCCCGGGGGCGTGCCGCCACCCAGATCCACCACGCCCGGGTACTACGCGACAAGTTGCCCCTGGTGGCGGCCCGCTTCGCGGTCGGGGACATCGACTATCGGGTGGTGCGGATGATCATCGCCCGCACCGGCATCGTCGATCCGTCGGTGTGGGCCGGGCTGGATGCCGAGTTGGCCGCCCGAGCTCACCGTTGGATGCGGTTCTCCGAGCGGCAGTTGCGGGATCGGGTCGATCAGTGGATCGCCAAACTGGACCCCAACGGGGTGCGGGTGCCGCCGGATATCAGTGAGCAACGGTTCGTGCAGATCGAACCGAGCACACCGGGCATGGCCTCGATTTGGGCCAATATTGATGCTGTCGAGGCGGCGGCGTTGGATCAACGCCTGGATGCGGTGGCCAACACAGTGTGTGAGCAGGATCCACGCAGCCATGAACAGCGCCGCGCGGATGCGGTCGGGCCGCTGGCCCGCTTGGAAGCGCAGTTGGTGTGCCGGTGCGGGCGCGAGGAATGCCCGGCCGCCCAGAACCGCGCCGCCGCCGATGCAGCCGTGGTGCATGTACTGGCCGGAAAGTCCACGGTCGACGGCACCTCCGATGCGCCGGGCTATCTGCCCGGCCATGGGATCCTGCCCGCCGAATCAGTACGGGATCTGGCCGGGCGCGCCAAAATCAAACCCGTCCGGCTACCCGGGGACACCGCCGACGCCGGTCCCGGCGGAGAGTCGAAGCCTAGTCATTCCGGCGACTCGCCGGAGGCGGCCGAGCAGGCCGACAATGCAGAGCCTGGGTATCGACCCTCCGCGGCACTGTCGGAGTTCATCCGCTGGCGGGATCTGACCTGCCGGTTTCCTGGGTGTGATGCCCGTGCCGAGCGTTGCGATATCGACCACACCACACCGTGGCCTCTGGGTCCGACGCATCCGTCCAACACCAAGCTGTACTGCCGGGCCCATCACCTGATCAAAACGTTCTGCCCGGGCTGGTCAGACCGCCAATACCCTGACGGCACCGTCGAAGTCACCACCCCGACCGGGCATACCTACACCACCGAACCCCACGGCGGCGCCCTGTTCGACGACCTGGCCACCCCCACCGAGGACCTCAATCTCACCGACCCGCCACCAGCGCCGGGCCCCAATCGCAGTGCGAAGATGCCCAAACGCTCCCGCACCCGCGAACAAGACCGCCAAGACCGCATCACCGAAGAACGCCGCCTACGCGCCGAATTCAACAACGACCTCGCCCACGAACACGCCTACCAAGCCTGGCTCGCCGAAGAACACGGACCACCCCCACCATTCTGA
- a CDS encoding nitroreductase/quinone reductase family protein, protein MPVEYVDPNAKRSRLYRASEQFARTRVGRRWGMHVAPRIDPWLYRITHGRYPVVMGMVLNAPLLTTGAKTGQPPIVIASYGGEPKNPQWYYNLKAHPECRFGDEDYIATEVTDPDEYARLYELAERVYSGFGDYRAKMAATGGRRIPVFRLTPC, encoded by the coding sequence GTGCCCGTCGAGTATGTCGATCCCAACGCGAAACGCAGTCGCTTGTACCGGGCATCGGAGCAATTCGCCCGTACTCGCGTGGGCCGGAGGTGGGGCATGCACGTCGCTCCGCGGATTGACCCTTGGCTGTACCGAATTACCCACGGCCGTTATCCGGTGGTCATGGGTATGGTTCTCAACGCGCCATTACTGACCACGGGAGCAAAAACAGGTCAGCCTCCGATCGTGATCGCGTCGTACGGTGGCGAACCCAAGAATCCTCAGTGGTACTACAACCTCAAGGCGCATCCCGAATGTCGATTTGGCGACGAAGACTACATCGCAACGGAAGTCACTGATCCTGACGAATACGCGCGACTCTACGAGCTTGCCGAGCGCGTCTATTCGGGCTTCGGGGACTACCGCGCCAAGATGGCGGCGACGGGTGGACGCCGCATCCCGGTATTCAGGCTCACCCCGTGCTAG
- the nei2 gene encoding endonuclease VIII Nei2, with the protein MPEGDTVFHTATALRTALVGKTLTRCDIRVPRYATVDLTGHVVDEVISRGKHLFIRVGPASIHSHLKMEGSWRIGWSKGAAHRIRIVLETADSRAAGIDLGLLEVLDRETDMAAVAHLGPDLLGPDWEPRTAVANLTADPDRALAPALLDQRVMAGVGNVYCNELCFVFGRLPTSPVSSLTDPLRVVQRARDMLWLNRSRWNRTTTGDTRPGRQLWVYGRAGEPCRRCGTLVETDTTGDRVTYWCPVCQT; encoded by the coding sequence ATGCCCGAGGGCGATACCGTCTTCCACACCGCCACGGCACTGCGCACCGCTCTGGTGGGAAAAACGCTGACGCGCTGCGACATTCGAGTCCCGCGCTACGCCACCGTCGACCTGACCGGACATGTGGTCGACGAGGTGATCAGCCGCGGCAAGCACCTGTTCATCCGGGTCGGTCCGGCCAGCATCCACTCCCACTTGAAGATGGAGGGTAGTTGGCGGATCGGATGGTCCAAGGGTGCGGCGCACCGCATTCGCATCGTGCTGGAGACTGCCGACAGCCGCGCCGCCGGGATCGATCTCGGCCTGCTGGAAGTACTCGATCGCGAGACCGATATGGCAGCGGTAGCGCACCTGGGCCCCGACCTGCTCGGCCCGGACTGGGAGCCGCGCACTGCAGTAGCCAATCTGACCGCCGATCCCGACCGGGCCCTGGCGCCGGCCCTGCTGGACCAACGGGTGATGGCCGGTGTCGGCAACGTCTACTGCAATGAGCTGTGCTTCGTCTTCGGACGTCTACCCACTTCGCCGGTGAGTTCGCTGACCGATCCTTTGCGCGTCGTGCAGCGCGCCCGGGACATGCTGTGGCTCAACCGATCCCGATGGAACCGCACCACCACCGGGGACACCCGTCCGGGGCGGCAGCTGTGGGTGTACGGCCGAGCTGGCGAACCATGCCGGCGATGCGGAACTCTGGTCGAGACGGACACCACCGGCGATCGGGTGACGTACTGGTGCCCGGTGTGCCAAACCTGA
- a CDS encoding TrmH family RNA methyltransferase, with translation MSGAASHSAPRIRTRKEIHKQRRSGRHQCWNHIIVTPLWPKHGVNLGTLLRTCDAVGACLAVPRLPWVPEALRKGNTLRHRSCVHWIYGDVIRWLEKQRERSAHIVGVELTDESIRLAELPAARRRTVVVLGNEGSGIPSDAMELLDLAVEIPMLGSGHSLNVAVAGSLVLYKVAGLM, from the coding sequence GTGAGCGGCGCGGCGTCGCATTCGGCGCCTCGCATTCGTACCCGTAAAGAGATCCACAAGCAGCGGCGCTCAGGGCGTCACCAGTGCTGGAACCACATCATCGTCACCCCGCTGTGGCCCAAGCACGGAGTGAACCTCGGAACGCTGCTCCGTACCTGCGACGCTGTAGGCGCCTGTCTGGCCGTACCGCGGCTGCCATGGGTTCCTGAAGCTCTGCGCAAAGGAAACACGCTGCGGCACAGATCGTGCGTCCACTGGATATACGGAGACGTCATCCGGTGGCTGGAAAAGCAACGCGAGCGGTCGGCGCACATCGTGGGTGTCGAACTCACCGACGAGTCGATCCGGCTGGCGGAACTCCCCGCGGCGCGTAGGCGCACCGTGGTGGTTCTCGGTAACGAGGGCAGCGGCATACCCTCGGACGCAATGGAATTGCTCGATCTCGCGGTCGAAATTCCGATGTTGGGTTCCGGTCACAGCCTCAACGTGGCTGTTGCGGGATCGCTCGTGCTGTACAAGGTGGCGGGTCTGATGTGA